A single window of Aquarana catesbeiana isolate 2022-GZ linkage group LG10, ASM4218655v1, whole genome shotgun sequence DNA harbors:
- the LOC141111368 gene encoding uncharacterized protein, which produces MPSCIVKKCTSHWKRKERNVIFHVFPNDKERIKQWLMKTGQYDESNIAATVEKVWLGKPNDSYRICSKHFAADMYQDVYGKMKLKKKEAYPSIFPTVSASTDVEDEERRKKRLCTEQNRDTSLNVIDQTARNDGDANKTLSFPSSMQTENTSVSSAGEVVSEFSSLPETPHFDLTTSESYVQSRKRLTWSKGVMTDFSMHSKNKKIGTLPFFGCKNKKVQHCPETRDVGIQCDLSSSSKKRKKGLPRVQLMNSAPPDENDDLPIPDAPQRGAPIVRSREPSVKSEMDDVDLSYNPANDSNQGNVESGLGTPHADRFYSLGKSKLTSAGSGSGFAKERKFLVFESCLDNLLGMVRCKYEGCDASVSKVKKDLCGSCLSVDAICKEGHRFLLWQSQPNIGNRPVGDVLIASSTLCSGSNFLKIESFLRLLGMMSISKTAYYKYQKSYLFPAIDYHWKLDQNHTIAQLSGQAVCLSGDGQCDSPGPNAKYCTYSFVEAKTQKIVGFAVEQRTPSSSFIALEGKAFVRALDELQDRGLNVRIICTDRNVTIRKLLQEKYSNILHQFDVGRMAKSVGAKLGVASKKKGCSELAPWIPSVKNHLWWASANCERNALKLKEQWCSVLYHVINVHQWHGCEHYKECKHSPISEKSNITRKWLRDGSCAYKELKDIVLRKTWLRDIERLTLFCHTGNLEIFHSAALKYKPKRNHFFIDAMVARTQLSILEHNSNLQDTGSGQSNSDRTKTEGYSGRYSTARGQWVLRVVYEARRQDFVYNIYNHIFSALQGQL; this is translated from the coding sequence ATGCCTTCTTGTATTGTTAAAAAATGTACTTCTCATtggaaaagaaaagagagaaatgtAATTTTCCACGTCTTTCCTAACGACAAAGAACGTATAAAGCAATGGCTTATGAAGACCGGTCAGTACGATGAAAGCAACATAGCGGCGACGGTTGAGAAAGTATGGCTGGGTAAACCTAACGATTCGTATAGAATATGCTCTAAGCATTTCGCAGCAGACATGTACCAAGATGTGTATGGAAAaatgaaattaaagaaaaaagaagcCTACCCCAGTATATTTCCTACAGTTAGCGCCAGCACTGATGTTGAGgatgaagagagaagaaaaaagagaCTTTGCACTGAACAGAACAGAGATACTTCGTTAAATGTGATCGACCAAACCGCACGCAATGACGGCGATGCAAACAAAACCCTTTCGTTTCCTTCAAGCATGCAAACCGAGAATACATCTGTATCTAGTGCCGGTGAAGTTGTGTCGGAATTCTCGAGTCTTCCAGAAACTCCCCATTTTGACCTTACTACCTCGGAAAGTTATGTTCAGTCCAGGAAAAGACTAACCTGGTCTAAGGGCGTCATGACAGATTTTAGTATGCATTCcaagaataaaaaaattggaacGTTACCGTTCTTtggttgcaaaaataaaaaagtacagcATTGTCCAGAGACACGAGATGTTGGCATACAGTGCGATTTATCCAGctcttcaaaaaaaagaaaaaaaggtttgccGCGCGTGCAACTGATGAACAGCGCTCCTCCAGACGAAAACGATGACCTCCCGATTCCGGACGCACCGCAACGTGGGGCTCCAATCGTCCGCAGCCGGGAGCCATCTGTAAAGAGTGAAATGGACGATGTTGACCTATCTTATAATCCGGCCAACGATTCCAACCAAGGAAATGTGGAAAGCGGCTTGGGTACTCCGCATGCAGATCGGTTTTACAGCCTCGGGAAGTCAAAATTAACCTCCGCGGGTTCCGGTTCCGGGTTTGCAAAGGAAAGAAAATTTTTAGTTTTCGAAAGCTGCCTGGACAATCTTTTGGGCATGGTGCGCTGCAAGTATGAGGGTTGCGATGCTTCCGTTTCAAAAGTGAAAAAAGACCTGTGCGGTTCTTGCCTGTCTGTCGACGCCATTTGTAAAGAAGGCCATCGCTTTCTACTTTGGCAAAGTCAGCCGAACATAGGGAACCGCCCAGTAGGCGATGTTTTAATCGCAAGTTCAACTTTGTGCAGCGGATCCAATTTTCTGAAAATAGAAAGTTTTCTTAGGCTACTAGGGATGATGTCCATTAGCAAAACCGCCTATTACAAATATCAGAAAAGCTACTTATTCCCTGCCATTGATTACCATTGGAAATTAGATCAAAATCATACAATAGCCCAACTAtctggacaggcagtctgtttatcGGGGGACGGACAATGTGATAGCCCTGGTCCCAATGCCAAATATTGCACATATTCTTTCGTGGAAGCAAAAACCCAAAAAATAGTTGGCTTTGCTGTGGAACAACGAACACCGAGTTCCAGTTTCATTGCTTTGGAGGGCAAAGCTTTTGTGAGAGCGCTAGATGAGCTGCAAGACAGAGGGCTAAACGTCCGTATTATTTGCACAGACAGGAATGTTACTATTAGAAAACTCCTACAAGAAAAATACTCCAACATTCTACATCAGTTTGACGTCGGGCGTATGGCAAAATCGGTAGGGGCGAAGCTTGGTGTGGCCAGTAAAAAAAAAGGATGTTCTGAGTTGGCGCCATGGATCCCATCCGTAAAAAATCATTTATGGTGGGCATCAGCTAACTGTGAGCGCAACGCTTTAAAGTTAAAAGAACAGTGGTGTTCGGTGTTATATCACGTGATCAATGTTCACCAATGGCATGGATGTGAACACTACAAAGAATGCAAGCATTCTCCCATCAGTGAAAAATCCAATATCACACGGAAGTGGTTGAGAGATGGATCATGTGCCTACAAAGAGCTGAAAGACATCGTTCTAAGAAAGACTTGGCTTAGAGATATCGAAAGACTCACTTTATTTTGCCACACAGGAAATCTAGAAATATTCCATAGCGCGGCTTTAAAATACAAACcgaaaagaaatcatttttttattgacGCTATGGTAGCAAGGACGCAACTGTCTATTCTTGAGCACAATTCAAATTTACAGGATACCGGTTCAGGCCAAAGCAATAGCGACCGAACCAAAACTGAAGGTTACAGCGGCCGGTACAGTACGGCAAGAGGTCAATGGGTTTTAAGGGTTGTATACGAAGCACGCCGTCAAGACTTTGTGTACAACATATACAACCATATCTTTTCTGCTCTCCAAGGTCAACTTTAG